A genomic window from Cricetulus griseus strain 17A/GY chromosome 4, alternate assembly CriGri-PICRH-1.0, whole genome shotgun sequence includes:
- the Exph5 gene encoding exophilin-5, with protein MREESGMPPPWDSSLLESEFFQVLDDLDSKLAQEQSAGSVNTRVPFNYGSRTQFKHSPSSRNEHGHTTGRHQNYHSETSNMSIYDILRPGTPREGFKTFSPRTKTIYDMYRTKAPRVLKEDFMQKNTFGSTSLCFDSRQRSASPATGRFTARSLHFPADTLNKNSFTPARHQQSPKRTPLSSIIWNRADSSRHRQNWEESPGAPSPMDMDPADQYVVPKCFQESRMYEWHHSQSAYQGIPLNAPMDIAMSPDTLENSENMPFYHQNNPFARSFFSSTFRQSGEQRFGQNSFWSQQEEHSFLSDLHQSRKPFPSDRDFEMISVETTRTPSTYSHGVPSRHWRPHSPGYGTYVFRGQEDPHCWRADLQTSPLESMDTSHVNENQFLPHFVTPDGFSMTGSSCHIQSSGLDYRQGRHPVDIAVDEKPCLFGKAQTLVSSFRASLPLIPGDRRDSQSPSFQNSTVAPEKIIPDKPDSLPIRNCTEVTVTGIHSTGLLSLTETQPNIPGTKMNSEKDVNESVSEDEWLNKTGQKNKASGLPQPISQTEISNDLPDLQNAHSQDSTQNSRFGFNDSAMVSSRRSPRVFSRKGTYQMQTAPRDKANELSKDKDFPGSRKLDSAASLTLIQERGTQPSLSSPDQGCHQKTGSNGDSSSIIKNNHWCFESTATQKEESPEELASLDLEQQRCPSIHSTNGSKLVSKHSDSQDSLVVPSGVPQDSLPLSDSFPDVLLIPSAMFPRRLLDQDPSQEEREEKEKATKIQNNQLTVNSTDNQESHDSPAHLHDAVHCHPYSPFRNGRGKGRVRRHVSCIEKLTKTENRAAPTSKGSSLTEDQSSVKAPELSTVYCTLPRKPAGFLIHSRQQESKIMPASIRNGPLPFQIKNKADVPTRKSISDKPSSPKSMSDTSNSIMGVPEATKKMTDMKAIRSASVRKGPLPFLIKRAVSCPSGEPGTLAESGEREKSPVLDVDASAVMPRPWGRIFSSLEGDSSFRESTFSERHNQKELVQGNTRKDDEAPAPGTSSFTLSNKTPNADTSEKESGKALHKFKTTSMFSVSGDEENVKCLEVVSIYYTLPRKPSKKFCSLLQQYAQGTDSLRDAFQGETEAFPNALESDELNGPAGVQLGIPPPPDLKMQVDSAPCCLSLGTENNREASPSTLEEMASVRSDVSLQKGEPQTKEISPGSLAKTAVDDSLGRKKRGGKFPRQILQSLLLPQEKSAGGENTKGHHQPSKGGDGGAPVLPAHSEDNAENSQTRQNSGACADVTATVSPGRCPWQDHMAIVIDNESSSGSQPREANGTTGSDCQNLTDKMLSDSERQAFALTPALHKLQLAEEAQSGGADLQPESRQAGSQETNTTETRKVKDEAQKLAWDQTLLPGGNNENKTNMGDLETKENRYSVKHRLTAMSKASRKIPAKDLGPRRHVATVFSQSESQSGFRRLSLCRSEDSPLSPEPVVKSTESADESSLVNVDKSETPLQATAISNSEPPCQSCNQRSANISQPLQNEPNSVLEPLAKSGDSRAQIPGELGAPAQLTLTSPIEKSANHQQRLSLPLPLESAQKSTINLSHYQLRHRSAPSPESEPEPLLYRSKSLKNFNVQGDRLCKSHPLKARGRHFSENTSINTALSQLSLDDDASHNSAYCRRFKSFSELPAADESESWALYNNRTRLGPKSTSSISRPIDYGIFGKEQQLAFLENVKRSLTQGRLWKPSFLKNPGFLKDDVLNGSNLSKSELLNSGGRSSEDGLVPSEPLNIYEDDPVDSDRDTDTTTDDEYYLDENDKESEL; from the exons ATGCGGGAGGAGAGTGGCATGCCTCCGCCCTGGGATTCTTCTCTGCTGGAGAGTGAGTTTTTCCAAG TTTTAGATGATTTGGATAGCAAGCTGGCTCAGGAACAATCTGCAGGCTCAGTGAATACCAGAGTGCCGTTCAACTACGGGTCAAGAACACAGTTCAAACATTCTCCCTCAAGTAGGAACGAGCATGGCCACACCACAGGAAGGCACCAGAACTATCACAGTGAAACTTCCAACATGTCCATCTATGACATCCTGAGACCAGGAACTCCTAGAGAAGGTTTCAAAACCTTTTCTCCTAGGACAAAGACAATTTATGATATGTATAGGACCAAGGCGCCCAGAGTCTTAAAAGAGGACTTTATGCAAAAGAATACGTTTGGCAGTACATCGTTGTGCTTCGACAGCCGGCAACGATCAGCCTCGCCAGCCACGGGGCGTTTTACTGCAAGGAGCTTACACTTTCCAGCCGATACTCTAAACAAGAATAGTTTTACACCAGCAAGGCACCAGCAAAGCCCCAAAAGAACTCCTTTATCGTCCATCATATGGAATAGAGCAGATTCTTCTAGACATAGGCAGAATTGGGAAGAGTCTCCGGGGGCACCATCACCAATGGACATGGACCCTGCTGATCAGTATGTGGTTCCTAAGTGTTTTCAGGAGAGTAGGATGTATGAGTGGCATCATTCACAGAGTGCTTACCAAGGCATCCCTCTAAATGCCCCCATGGATATTGCCATGAGTCCTGACACTTTAGAGAACTCAGAGAATATGCCATTCTACCATCAGAACAATCCATTTGCAAGGTCTTTCTTCAGCAGTACCTTCAGACAGAGTGGAGAACAGAGATTTGGACAGAATTCCTTTTGGAGCCAACAGGAAGAACATTCTTTCTTGTCAGACTTACACCAGAGCAGGAAGCCATTCCCTTCTGACAGGGACTTTGAAATGATTTCTGTTGAAACAACCAGAACACCATCTACTTATAGCCACGGTGTCCCTTCTCGACACTGGAGGCCACATTCTCCTGGTTATGGAACATATGTTTTCAGAGGTCAAGAGGATCCACATTGCTGGCGAGCTGATCTTCAAACATCCCCACTGGAGAGCATGGACACATCACATGTCAATGAGAACCAATTTCTACCCCATTTTGTCACACCAGATGGTTTTTCCATGACTGGCTCAAGCTGCCACATCCAGTCTTCTGGGCTGGACTATCGGCAGGGCCGCCATCCTGTAGACATAGCTGTAGATGAGAAGCCTTGTTTGTTTGGCAAGGCTCAGACTCTAGTGTCCTCCTTCAGAGCTTCCTTGCCCCTGATTCCTGGTGACAGGAGAGATTCTCAGAGTCCCAGCTTCCAGAATTCCACCGTTGCTCCTGAGAAAATAATCCCTGATAAGCCAGACTCTCTTCCAATAAGAAACTGTACAGAAGTCACTGTGACTGGTATCCATTCGACTGGATTGCTGTCTCTTACTGAAACCCAACCCAACATCCCCGGCACGAAAATGAACAGTGAGAAAGATGTGAATGAATCTGTTTCAGAGGATGAATGGCTAAACAAGACAGGCCAGAAAAACAAGGCAAGTGGGTTGCCCCAACCTATTTCACAGACAGAGATCTCTAATGATTTACCCGATTTACAAAATGCCCACTCCCAAGACTCAACCCAAAACTCCAGGTTTGGCTTTAATGATTCTGCCATGGTCAGTTCCAGAAGGTCACCCAGAGTCTTTTCCAGGAAAGGCACATACCAAATGCAAACAGCACCAAGAGATAAAGCCAATGAACTGAGCAAAGATAAAGACTTTCCTGGGAGCAGGAAACTTGACTCAGCAGCTTCCCTGACTCTCATCCAAGAACGTGGGACACAGCCATCTCTTTCCAGCCCAGATCAAGGTTGTCACCAGAAAACAGGAAGTAATGGAGACAGCTCAAGCATCATTAAAAACAACCACTGGTGCTTTGAATCCACTGCTACCCAAAAAGAAGAGTCCCCAGAGGAACTTGCTAGTTTGGATCTTGAGCAACAACGATGTCCTTCCATTCATTCTACCAATGGCAGCAAGCTGGTCTCCAAGCACAGTGACTCACAAGATTCTTTAGTTGTGCCATCAGGTGTACCCCAAGATTCCTTACCATTGAGTGATTCTTTCCCTGATGTTCTTCTGATaccttctgcaatgttccccaGGAGGCTTTTAGACCAAGATCCATcccaagaagaaagagaagaaaaagagaaggctaCAAAGATCCAAAATAATCAGTTGACTGTGAATTCTACAGATAACCAAGAGAGTCATGACAGTCCTGCCCATCTGCACGATGCTGTCCACTGTCATCCTTACTCTCCCTTCAGAaatgggagggggaaaggaagagtaAGACGCCATGTGTCCTGTATTGAGAAGCTAACCAAGACAGAGAATAGAGCAGCACCCACAAGCAAAGGCAGTAGCCTCACTGAGGACCAAAGTAGTGTCAAAGCCCCTGAGCTCAGCACAGTCTATTGCACCTTGCCAAGAAAACCAGCTGGCTTTCTCATACAcagcagacagcaggaaagtaagataatGCCCGCTTCAATTAGGAATGGGCCACTTCCattccaaataaaaaataaagcggATGTTCCAACTAGGAAGAGCATATCTGACAAACCCAGTTCTCCTAAATCAATGAGTGATACTTCAAATTCGATCATGGGGGTGCCCGAAGCCACCAAAAAAATGACAGATATGAAAGCCATTAGATCGGCTTCTGTTAGGAAAGGGCCACTCCCTTTCCTCATTAAGAGGGCGGTATCATGTCCTTCAGGGGAGCCAGGTACCTTGGCTGAAAGTGGTGAAAGAGAAAAGTCACCAGTCCTGGACGTGGACGCTTCTGCTGTCATGCCTAGGCCTTGGGGAAGAATCTTCAGTTCTCTGGAAGGTGACTCGTCATTTAGAGAGAGTACTTTCTCTGAAAGACACAACCAAAAGGAACTTGTTCAAGGAAACACCAGGAAGGATGATGAGGCACCTGCCCCGGGAACGAGCTCATTCACCCTTTCAAACAAAACCCCCAATGCCGACACTTCAGAAAAAGAGAGTGGGAAAGCCTTACACAAGTTTAAGACAACCAGCATGTTCTCTGTTTCTGGTGATGAAGAGAATGTGAAATGTCTTGAGGTGGTTTCAATATATTATACTCTACCAAGGAAACCCAGCAAAAAATTCTGCAGCCTCCTTCAGCAGTATGCCCAAGGTACAGATTCACTTCGAGACGCTTTTCAGGGAGAGACTGAAGCATTCCCTAATGCTTTGGAAAGTGATGAGCTGAATGGTCCTGCAGGAGTGCAGTTGGGAATACCTCCACCACCAGACCTAAAGATGCAGGTTGACTCTGCTCCATGCTGTCTTTCTCTCGGCACTGAGAATAATAGGGAGGCTTCCCCATCTACCTTGGAGGAAATGGCTTCTGTGAGGTCAGATGTTTCTCTTCAAAAAGGAGAACCTCAGACCAAAGAAATTTCCCCAGGTAGCTTAGCTAAAACAGCTGTAGATGATTCACTaggtaggaaaaagagagggggtaAGTTTCCAAGACAAATCCTACAGAGCCTGTTACTGCCTCAAGAAAAAAGTGCTGGAGGAGAAAACACTAAAGGTCATCACCAGCCTTCTAAAGGGGGAGATGGTGGGGCCCCTGTCCTCCCAGCCCACTCAGAAGATAATGCTGAAAATTcccaaaccagacaaaattctGGAGCCTGTGCAGATGTCACAGCTACTGTATCTCCAGGAAGGTGTCCTTGGCAAGATCACATGGCTATAGTTATAGACAATGAGAGTTCTAGTGGGTCACAGCCTAGGGAAGCCAATGGGACAACTGGATCAGACTGCCAAAACCTGACTGATAAAATGCTCTCTGACTCAGAAAGGCAAGCCTTTGCTCTAACCCCAGCATTGCATAAGCTGCAGCTTGCTGAAGAGGCCCAGTCAGGGGGAGCAGATCTGCAGCCAGAATCCAGACAGGCAGGAAGTCAGGAGACAAATACAACAGAGACCAGGAAGGTTAAAGATGAAGCACAAAAGTTGGCATGGGATCAGACTTTACTTCCTGgaggaaataatgaaaataaaaccaacatgGGCGAcctagaaacaaaagaaaacagatactCAGTTAAACACAGACTGACAGCCATGTCTAAAGCAAGCAGAAAAATCCCAGCTAAGGATTTAGGTCCCAGAAGACACGTAGCCACTGTCTTCTCCCAAAGTGAAAGCCAGTCTGGCTTTAGGAGGTTATCTCTTTGCAGATCAGAGGACAGCCCACTGTCCCCTGAACCTGTTGTAAAATCCACAGAGTCCGCAGATGAAAGCAGCCTGGTGAATGTGGACAAATCTGAGACCCCTCTCCAAGCTACAGCAATATCCAACTCAGAACCTCCTTGTCAGTCCTGCAATCAGAGGTCTGCTAACATTTCACAACCACTTCAGAATGAGCCTAACAGTGTCTTAGAACCACTCGCGAAGAGTGGGGATTCTAGAGCCCAGATTCCGGGAGAGTTGGGAGCCCCAGCTCAGCTCACACTGACGAGCCCCATAGAAAAAAGCGCTAACCACCAACAGAGGTTGAGTCTGCCTTTGCCCCTGGAATCTGCGCAGAAATCTACAATAAACCTATCCCATTATCAGCTGCGCCACAGGAGTGCCCCATCTCCAGAGTCAGAACCTGAGCCTCTCCTCTATAGGTCAAAGAGTTTAAAAAACTTCAATGTGCAGGGTGACCGGCTGTGCAAAAGCCATCCTCTCAAAGCCAGGGGGCGCCATTTTTCTGAGAACACTTCCATCAACACTGCTCTCAGTCAACTGTCCCTTGATGATGACGCCTCCCACAACAGTGCTTATTGTCGAAGATTCAAATCTTTTTCTGAGCTTCCTGCCGCTGATGAAAGTGAAAGTTGGGCGTTGTATAACAACAGGACTAGATTGGGTCCCAAATCCACCTCATCCATTTCCAGGCCTATTGACTATGGGATTTTTGGGAAAGAGCAGCAGTTGGCTTTCTTGGAGAATGTCAAGCGGTCACTCACACAAGGAAGATTGTGGAAGCCAAGTTTCCTCAAGAACCCTGGCTTCCTCAAGGATGATGTACTCAATGGTTCCAACCTGTCCAAGTCAGAGCTGTTGAATTCTGGTGGTCGATCATCAGAAGATGGCTTAGTTCCAAGTGAACCGCTTAATATCTATGAGGATGACCCAGTGGACTCAGACCGGGACACAGACACAACCACCGATGACGAATACTACCTGGATGAAAATGATAAAGAGTCAGAACTGTGA